The sequence below is a genomic window from Fusibacter sp. A1.
TTTTTTATCCAAATTGTTCAGCATAAGATAACAAAGGAGCCCCCTCATGAACACGAAGCTCATAAACGGTCACGATATCTATCACTATACGATGTCAGGCGCAAAAAAAATTATCCATCATGAGAACACACTAAATTCAATCAATGTCTTTCCCGTCGCTGATGGCGATACAGGAAGCAACCTTGCGTATACGATGAAATGTATCATCGCAAATGCGACCGAACACGAAACTGTTTCAGATACTCTCAGTTCTATCTCAGAAGTCGCACTTGAAGATGCTTACGGCAACTCTGGTGCGATTTTTGCAAGTTTTTTGCATGGCTTGTCAGTAGAATCCAAAGGCAAAGACAGCCTGTCTATGAGCGAGTTCAGCGATATCACCAACGACGCTGTGAAGTACGCATATGACGCACTCGCAGTCCCCACAGAAGGAACTATTTTGACCGTAATAAAGGAATGGGCAGGCTTTATAAAAAACCAACACATCCATCATCTGGAGTTTAAAACCCTTTTGCTCGAAGCGACAAAACATGCGAAACACGCACTGCTCGAAACAAAAAAACAACTCAAGGTATTAAGGGATTCCGATGTCGTCGATGCAGGCGCACTGGGTTTCGTTTACTTTCTGGAAGGAATCAAAGACTATTTTCTGTATGGGAAAGTGCACCTAAGTAATAATGTCAACACATCACACAAAGTGGTTGACCATGTAAATCCTAATTTTCAGTACTGCACCGAATTTATCGTGGAGGCTTATGAACATTTGGATAGCAAGCTGATAAAGGAAAAACTTGTCAAGACAGATGATTCGATCATCGTTCAAAAGATCGGTGACTATTACAAGATCCACACACACACGGACCATCCCGATGCTGCTGCTAAGCTTGTCACAAAATACGGAAAAATAATAAAATCCAAAGTGGATGATATGAATCTCCAGGTTCGACTGAATTCCAGCAGTAAATCAGCCATCGGAATCATCACAGATTCCATCGCAGATATACCGGCGCAGTGGACAGTTAACAAAAATGTCTTTCAAATTCCGCTACAACTGATCGTTGACGGAAATGTCTATAACGACCGATTGACCCTTAAAAACGAAACGCTATTTGATATTTTGAAAAAAACACAGCAACCCGCTACCTCGTCGCAACCAGGAGAAACCTATCTTCAAAAGACATTTGAGTTTATGTTATCGCATTTTGAGGATGTGATCGGTATCTTCGTCTCTTCCGAGATGAGCGGTATGTATCAGAAGGCGATTTCAGTACAAAGTAAAATCGGTTCAAAGCATCTCCATCTGTTCGACTCAAAAACGAACTCTGGCGCTCAGGCGCTGCTTGTCCACACCCTCATCGATCAACTAGAAAGCAAAAGCAGCATCACCGAAGTCTTATCAAATTTGAACAAGGCAGTTGACAGTGCCAAAATTTTTGTGGAGATACCCGACTTGGCCTATGCGACCTTAAGTGGCAGAGTCCCTAAAATCGTTGGAAACATCGCGTCACTTTTGAATTTGAAGGCGATCATTTCGATTAATGACGATGGTAAGGGTATCGTGACCAAAGAGCTTAACTTGAAAAAACTGATGGTCAAAAAGTTTCAAAAGTCGCCTTTTAAAAAATACGGAATCGTCTACACCGGAAACAAGGAAAACGCCATCGAATACCATCAGATGATGCAGGAATTAACCGGTCATGAGCCGGTGTTTATACAAGAGGTATCCACTATCGTCTCTGCATTTATTGGAGAAGGCGCTATCGGCATTGCCTATCTGGAGGATTAAAAATGAATACCTATTTAGTCGTTATCGTTTCTCTATTTGTCTACTTCTCGGTGCTGTTCATATGGGCGCAGGTGATCAACGACAACTCGATTGTCGATATGGCATGGGGCCCCGGTTTTTCAGTAGCTGCATGGGCCGCATACTTTATCGGTCAAAGCATTCCTATCGTGATACCTATTGTCATTTCAATATGGTCTTTGCGTCTATTCGCTCATATCTTCAAGCGAAACTATAAAAAACCTGAGGACTATCGTTACGTCGATATGAGAAAAAACTGGGGCGACCACCCAAGAATCAATGCGTTTTTTAAAGTCTTCATGTTCCAAGGAATCTTATTGTTTTCGATCGTTTTCGCCAGCATCAGCGCAACAGCCCAAACGGTTTCGGCAGTGGCTGTGTATCTTGGCATCGGCGTCTTTGCCTTTGGGCTTTCATTTGAAGCCCTAGGCGACTGGCAGCTAAAAGAATTTGTAAAAACAAAAAAGCCTGGCCAGGTGATGACCACCGGTCTTTGGAAATACACAAGGCATCCAAACTATTTTGGCGAAGCGGTCTTATGGTGGGGTAACTTTTTAATCGCAATCGGCTTCGGCGCTCCAATCTGGACCGTCTTTTCACCGATCATCATCACATTGCTTGTGCGGTTCGTTTCTGGTGTACCCCTACTTGAAAAGAAATACAAGGACAACCCTGCATTTAAGA
It includes:
- a CDS encoding DUF1295 domain-containing protein, coding for MNTYLVVIVSLFVYFSVLFIWAQVINDNSIVDMAWGPGFSVAAWAAYFIGQSIPIVIPIVISIWSLRLFAHIFKRNYKKPEDYRYVDMRKNWGDHPRINAFFKVFMFQGILLFSIVFASISATAQTVSAVAVYLGIGVFAFGLSFEALGDWQLKEFVKTKKPGQVMTTGLWKYTRHPNYFGEAVLWWGNFLIAIGFGAPIWTVFSPIIITLLVRFVSGVPLLEKKYKDNPAFKTYADKTSVFIPWFPKG
- a CDS encoding DegV family protein produces the protein MNTKLINGHDIYHYTMSGAKKIIHHENTLNSINVFPVADGDTGSNLAYTMKCIIANATEHETVSDTLSSISEVALEDAYGNSGAIFASFLHGLSVESKGKDSLSMSEFSDITNDAVKYAYDALAVPTEGTILTVIKEWAGFIKNQHIHHLEFKTLLLEATKHAKHALLETKKQLKVLRDSDVVDAGALGFVYFLEGIKDYFLYGKVHLSNNVNTSHKVVDHVNPNFQYCTEFIVEAYEHLDSKLIKEKLVKTDDSIIVQKIGDYYKIHTHTDHPDAAAKLVTKYGKIIKSKVDDMNLQVRLNSSSKSAIGIITDSIADIPAQWTVNKNVFQIPLQLIVDGNVYNDRLTLKNETLFDILKKTQQPATSSQPGETYLQKTFEFMLSHFEDVIGIFVSSEMSGMYQKAISVQSKIGSKHLHLFDSKTNSGAQALLVHTLIDQLESKSSITEVLSNLNKAVDSAKIFVEIPDLAYATLSGRVPKIVGNIASLLNLKAIISINDDGKGIVTKELNLKKLMVKKFQKSPFKKYGIVYTGNKENAIEYHQMMQELTGHEPVFIQEVSTIVSAFIGEGAIGIAYLED